The Microterricola viridarii genome segment GGCAAGCACCGCGACTGCGCAGAGGTCGGAATCGAATCGATCCGCGTCGACCTGCCCGCGACGGCGAGCAATGCCGACGTGCTGGCGGCCATCGAGGAGCTCAACGCGAACCCGGCCGTCACCGGCTACATCGTGCAGCTGCCGCTGCCGAAGGGGCTCGACGAGCACGCCGCCCTCGAGGCGATCGACCCGGCCAAGGACGCCGACGGCCTGCACCCGACGAACCTCGGGCGCCTGGTGCTCGGCATCGAGGGCGAGCTGGACTCGCCCCTGCCCTGCACGCCGGCTGGCATCGTCGAGATGCTGCAGCGCTACAACGTTCCGATCAGCGGCAAGCATGTCGTCGTGGTCGGCCGCGGTCTCACCGTCGGTCGCCCGCTCGGCCTGCTGTTCACACGCAAGGGGCTGGATGCGACCGTCACGCTGACGCATTCCCGCACGGTCGACCTGGCCGCCGAGGTGCGCCGGGCCGACATCGTGGTGGCGGCCGTCGGCGTTGCGCACCTGATCAAGCCGGAGTGGATCAAGCCGGGCGCCGCCGTGCTGGACGTGGGCATCACCCGCGTGCAGGACGAGGAGACCGGCAAGGGCAAGCTGACCGGCGACGTCGATCCCGGCGTTGCCGAGGTTGCCGGCTATCTCTCGCCGAACCCCGGCGGGGTGGGCCCGATGACCCGCGCCATGCTGCTCCGCAACGTGGTGCAGGCCGCCGAGAGGCTTGTGCGCGCTTAGCAACGCACCGGATGCCGCGTGCGCCGGCCCCTGAAGGGGCGGCTGCACGCGGCATCCGTCGTTAAAGGCTCGGCTAGAAACCGCCGGAGCGGCCTTGGTCGATCTGCTGCTGGATCTCGGCCTGCGCGCGGGCCGCCTCGGCATCCACGCCGTCGACGGACACCTGCTGGAACGGCCGCCGTCCCACGACGAGTGCCAGGATCAGGATCCCCGCCAGGACCACGCCGCCGCCGGCCACCAGTGCCGCCACGAGTCCAGTCATCGCCCACCCTCCCGTTGGTTCCGGACAGCGTAGCCCCGGGAGCGCCGATAATGGAAGCATGACCTCACCCAGCGTGCTCTTCGTCTGTGTCCACAATGCCGGCCGCTCACAGATGGCGGCCGGGCTGTTGCGGGAGCTCTCCGGCGGACGGGTCGAGGTGCTCTCGGCCGGCTCGCTGCCGGCCGACCAGATCAACCCGATTGCGGTGCAGGCGATGGCCGAGCTCGGCATCGACATCGCGGGGCAGGCGCCGAAGGTGCTCACCGTCGATGCCGTGCGCGAGTCTGACGTCGTCATCACCATGGGCTGCGGCGACGTCTGCCCGATCTTCCCCGGCAAGCGTTACGAGGACTGGGAACTGGACGATCCGGCCGGCCAGGGCATCGAGGCCGTGCGGCCGATCCGCGACGAGATCAAGGCGCGCGTCGAGGCGTTGCTGGG includes the following:
- a CDS encoding bifunctional methylenetetrahydrofolate dehydrogenase/methenyltetrahydrofolate cyclohydrolase, giving the protein MTAITLDGVATASAVKAELADRIAALRAQGIVPGLGTLLVGDDPGSRSYVAGKHRDCAEVGIESIRVDLPATASNADVLAAIEELNANPAVTGYIVQLPLPKGLDEHAALEAIDPAKDADGLHPTNLGRLVLGIEGELDSPLPCTPAGIVEMLQRYNVPISGKHVVVVGRGLTVGRPLGLLFTRKGLDATVTLTHSRTVDLAAEVRRADIVVAAVGVAHLIKPEWIKPGAAVLDVGITRVQDEETGKGKLTGDVDPGVAEVAGYLSPNPGGVGPMTRAMLLRNVVQAAERLVRA
- a CDS encoding arsenate reductase ArsC, whose translation is MTSPSVLFVCVHNAGRSQMAAGLLRELSGGRVEVLSAGSLPADQINPIAVQAMAELGIDIAGQAPKVLTVDAVRESDVVITMGCGDVCPIFPGKRYEDWELDDPAGQGIEAVRPIRDEIKARVEALLGELLPA